TTCGGAAACAACACGCACAAATTCATAAAATAATCTATTTCGAGGATCTTTTGGATCACGTTTTCCGGCTACTGAAAATCCTTGACATGGTGGACCACCAACAACAACATTTACATCAGGTGAGCCGATTTGTTGCAGCCAATATTGGGGAGAAAATTGTTCAATATCTCCACAGAAATGATGACATTGTGGGAAATTTTTTTTGTGCGTAGCAGAAGCAATTGGACTAATTTCTACACTAGCCAATGGTGTGAATCCAGCTTGAAATAAACCTTGTGTGATTCCCCCAGCACCACAAAACAGATCCACAAAAGTATATTTAGATAATGGACTGGGTGGGGAACTAACATCAGTAAATATCTTATATGGATCAGATTTATCTTCATCTAGTTCGCGCTGAATACGCTCATAACGTCCTAATTTCGGCTTCTTTTGCTTTTGGCTAGGATTATGCTCATCCTCGTTAGGAAAAAAAGAAATTTGTGTTCCTTGCATTCGATAATTGACATGAATGTTTGCTGTGACATATAGTCTACAATACATCAATCATAGCAAAATTAGCAACCTAATCCTAAAAACGAGAAAATTTATCTCGTTATCTGACACAATCTATTACTTAGAAATTAACACTGGAGTAATGAACAAACATCACACAACTAAAAAATGCTACAATGTACAAAACTAGAAAATTTAGAGAGTCATTTGCTATAATTGTACTTAAAAATAGTTATTTGAGGTAAGTTACTATGATTACAAAACAAATGATTCAAGAGAAACTCAAAAATTTAACAGAAGAACAACTTAATCAAGTTTATGGAATTATTGAACAGTTAAGCGATTCAGAAAATGCTGTTAAAAAACCTAGTCTCATGTCCAAATTACGCAAAATTAAAATTGATGCTCCTGAAGATTTCTCGATTCAAGTTAGTGTTAGTTTAGGGAGAGATGTAAGTGAGGGATAAAATTTTTGTTGATACGCTGTTTATTGTAGATTTAATAAACAAACGGGATCAATATCATCAAAGGGCTTTAGAATTAGCTCAAAAATTTGAAAATTATCCTTTGATAACCACTGATGCAATTTTATTAGAAGTTGGTAATGCTTTATCGAGTAATTATAAAAGTGAAGCAGTTGAATTAATGCAAACTTTTTTAAATTCTGATGATATAGAAGTTATCCGCTTAAATCCTGAATTATTTGAGGAAGCATTAAATTTATACAAACAACATCAAGATAAATCATGGGGTTTAGTTGATTGTGTTTCTTTTGTGGTAATGAAACAAAATAAAGTTACTCAAGCTTTAACTTTTGATAAGCATTTTATTCAAGCTAGTTTTCAAGCATTAATGAGATAATTAGGTATCGCATCATTTTAAACAGAGAATTAAGCAAAAGCAAACTCAGTTAATTTGCGAGTTTCTGGATCATAAAAAGCTAAAACAATATCTTCTTTCGGTACACCTTCTCTTAATAAATCCGTAGCTATTCCCTCTTCAGTCCAATCTTCCTCAATGTAAATTTTCTCATTTTTAATGCGAATATAAACAGAAATTGTTTTTACTCGTTTATCATTTTTCCAACCAATATTAAACCAAAGATATTGACTTCTTTGATCATCAAACATTAACACCTCATCTATATCAGGATCAATTACTTGTGATGAGATTTTTTCATATTCAGTTAAAATTTGTTTGATTAAGTTTTGATAATGAGTTAGCTTGTCCATTTGATCACCTCTTCTTGATTAATATCAATAACTAATAGTGAAACTTGATATTTTTGTAAAATCAGTTGAATAGCAACTTGTTCAAAAAACTTTTCATAAATATTTTTACCGATTGCTAAAAATACTTTATATTCAGGATGAGTAGCCAAAAGAAAAGTTTGATAAATCAGATATTGACCTAAAGCTGTTTCAAATTCACGCATGGGAGAACGACTCAAAAAACTTTTAACTTCAATAACAATTTGTTCACTCTCTTTTGTCGCAGCAATCGTTTTTTCACCAGCTAAATCAGCGATAAGTCTGATTTCTTCACACTTAATCGGATAAGGATCAGCGGTAATCGTCCAACCAGCCTTAATTAAAGCATTTTTAACCGCATCATGGTAAGTATCCTTTGCTGGCATTGTTTTATTTGTAATTACAAGGTAAACATTACCCACTTTAATATTATACTAAACCAAAACGGCATCATATATAAAACTTAATAATTAAAAAATTAACTTCAAAATCTTTATGAACAACAAGATCCCCGACTTCTCTGAGAAGTCGGGGATCTGAAACTCTAGGACAAATGCTAGAATATATAACATCCATGAATATCATTTACATTTCCCTGGAGGAAATATTATGTTATCAACAGAACTTCAACAAGAATCCATGATCAACAGAATTGAGAAGATTGTGGCTATTTTAATGGAAGAACGTCCCTTGTTTAAAGAAGAACTTAATCCAAGAGAAATGGTTGAACATTTATATCATATCGTTCAGCAAAACTTAACCAAAGAACAATTTAATAACTTATCTGAAGTTGTATACCTATTTTGAAATCAAGAGAGGTTTACTAGCTATTAATTCCCCTAAACAAACAGAAATTTCTAATAAGATTGGACAAGATTATCAAATTATTTTATTAGATGATTTAGCGATTTTAGAAAAAGGGCTAATAGTCAAAGATTTATGGGGATTTTTAGTCATCTTCAGATGACTTCTGCTATGAGACTGGGAATTCATTCCCAGGCGGGCTATGGGTTTTACGTTAAGTTGACATTGCTTCCACAACCGCCCAGAAATGAATTATGGCTTACGCTACGCTATCAGGGCTAATAGTCAAAGATTTATGGGGATTTTTAGTCATCTTCAGATGACTTCTGCTATGAGACTGGGAATTTATTCCCAGGCGGGCTATGGGTTTTACGTTAAGTTGACACCAATAAGCTCATGCTTTACCCCTACAAATCTAGGTTTTTCGTAATTCTTAAAAGTCCATGTCCCAACCCTGTTGAGTAAGTAATTGGACAAAAATATTTACAGTCATTGCGAGGGAAGGGAAGCAATCACAACCCTGGCGATTGCTTCATTTCACTTCGTTCCATATGGCTAACGCCACGCAACGCTTACACAATAACATTGTGTAATTAATTCTGTCTCATTACTTATAATAAGTACCGAAAGCCAAACATTTTTCTCTTGACATTCAATCTTGGTGACTTCTAAGCTATTATTTGGACACTACAAGACGGCGGATAACTGTAAAACTTACCCTGTACGCCTTTTGCATTCCGTCTTGCGTTAATACTCTGTTCCTAAAATAAGTAAACGGATAGACTATGATGATTTCAGAAACATTCAATTCAGTACCAGTAACCGTTTTGACTGGCTATTTAGGCGCGGGTAAAACTACATTATTAAATCATATTCTTACCTACGAACACGGTAAAAAAGTTGCCGTTATTGTTAACGAATTTGGCGAGGTAG
The DNA window shown above is from Anabaena sp. WA102 and carries:
- a CDS encoding type II toxin-antitoxin system VapC family toxin, producing MRDKIFVDTLFIVDLINKRDQYHQRALELAQKFENYPLITTDAILLEVGNALSSNYKSEAVELMQTFLNSDDIEVIRLNPELFEEALNLYKQHQDKSWGLVDCVSFVVMKQNKVTQALTFDKHFIQASFQALMR
- a CDS encoding XisI protein, which encodes MDKLTHYQNLIKQILTEYEKISSQVIDPDIDEVLMFDDQRSQYLWFNIGWKNDKRVKTISVYIRIKNEKIYIEEDWTEEGIATDLLREGVPKEDIVLAFYDPETRKLTEFAFA
- a CDS encoding XisH family protein; its protein translation is MPAKDTYHDAVKNALIKAGWTITADPYPIKCEEIRLIADLAGEKTIAATKESEQIVIEVKSFLSRSPMREFETALGQYLIYQTFLLATHPEYKVFLAIGKNIYEKFFEQVAIQLILQKYQVSLLVIDINQEEVIKWTS